A portion of the Acidimicrobiia bacterium genome contains these proteins:
- the rpoD gene encoding RNA polymerase sigma factor RpoD gives MSNADVAAGVTTEQANSDVDDLLARVKERGFVTTGEIFAALPDLEPKTEELAAIYAGIRSQGVEVVDEIAEELQREDERRAGRGVVPEHPAPERRRVTESSSASSRPGAVAEPESPARHARIAARPDRVEGGTFDPVRMYLKEIGKIPLLTAEQEVTLAKRIEAGCYATERLGTQSPRSSEECTSIEAIVVDGEMAKKQLTEANLRLVVSIAKRYVGRGMALLDLVQEGNLGLIRAVEKFDYTKGFKFSTYATWWIRQAITRAIADQARTIRIPVHMVETMNKVLRVQRQMLQELGREPTVEEVAEKVELTPDRVRDIQRISLEPVSLETPVGEEDDSSLGDFVEDPSAIAPATAAARALLTEAIEEALDELNDRERAVVRLRFGLDDGQVRTLEEVGKEFGVTRERIRQIESKTLAKLRHPTRSQRLRDYLEEP, from the coding sequence GTGAGCAACGCGGATGTAGCGGCGGGAGTCACAACGGAGCAAGCAAACTCCGATGTCGACGATCTCCTCGCGCGCGTCAAGGAGCGCGGGTTCGTCACCACCGGCGAGATCTTCGCGGCGCTCCCCGACCTCGAGCCCAAAACCGAAGAGCTCGCCGCGATCTACGCGGGCATACGGTCGCAGGGTGTCGAGGTCGTCGACGAGATTGCCGAGGAGCTCCAGCGCGAAGACGAACGACGCGCCGGTCGTGGCGTCGTTCCCGAGCACCCCGCACCGGAGCGCAGGCGCGTCACCGAGTCGTCGTCCGCTTCGAGTCGCCCGGGTGCCGTGGCCGAGCCCGAGTCGCCCGCCCGCCACGCACGCATCGCCGCTCGCCCCGACCGGGTCGAAGGCGGCACCTTCGACCCGGTGCGCATGTACCTCAAGGAGATCGGGAAGATCCCGCTGCTCACCGCCGAGCAGGAGGTCACGCTGGCGAAGCGCATCGAGGCGGGTTGCTACGCCACTGAGCGGCTGGGGACGCAGTCGCCGCGGTCGAGCGAGGAGTGCACCAGCATCGAGGCGATCGTCGTCGATGGCGAGATGGCCAAGAAGCAGCTCACCGAGGCAAACCTCCGCCTTGTGGTGTCGATCGCCAAGCGCTACGTCGGCCGCGGTATGGCGCTGCTCGACCTCGTGCAGGAGGGCAACCTCGGCCTGATCCGTGCGGTCGAGAAGTTCGACTACACGAAGGGCTTCAAGTTCTCCACCTATGCCACATGGTGGATCCGTCAGGCCATCACGCGCGCGATCGCCGACCAGGCGCGCACGATCCGAATCCCCGTGCACATGGTCGAGACGATGAACAAGGTGCTGCGCGTGCAGCGCCAGATGCTCCAGGAGCTCGGCCGCGAGCCCACCGTCGAGGAAGTTGCGGAGAAGGTCGAGCTCACACCCGACCGCGTGCGCGACATCCAGCGCATCTCGCTCGAACCGGTGTCGTTGGAAACGCCGGTCGGCGAAGAAGACGACAGCTCGCTCGGCGATTTCGTCGAAGACCCGTCGGCAATCGCGCCGGCCACCGCCGCGGCTCGCGCGCTCCTCACCGAGGCGATCGAGGAAGCGCTCGACGAGCTCAACGACCGCGAGCGCGCCGTCGTGCGGCTGCGGTTCGGTCTCGACGACGGCCAGGTTCGCACGCTGGAAGAGGTCGGCAAGGAGTTCGGTGTCACGCGTGAGCGCATCCGCCAGATCGAGTCGAAGACGCTCGCCAAGTTGCGTCACCCCACACGATCGCAGCGCCTGCGCGACTACCTCGAAGAGCCCTGA
- a CDS encoding HD domain-containing protein: MTSSEVGTPLVRRAHEGAHAYVGGRVVLREEREAALDVLLAPGATRPVGAGERARAEAPDPYRLCFERDLDRVKHSRPWRRLAGKCQVFIAPEDDHLRTRLTHAVEVAQVATGIARAANLCLPLVEAIALAHDCGHGPAGHASEEAFSPYLPGTGYDHAVYGADVTLAGLNLCRETLDGVRNHSWRRPPPSTPEGEVVAWADRIAYVCHDFEDAVRARILEPSDLPVEVREVVGTERSEQVGTFVLAVLDAVDRTGHVGMTEPAASALAAFRAFNFERIYLRPAARRQAERVIRLLSGLVDHFADAPRRMPPVRDGEVALPVPGSPAAAVLAVHYVSGMTDRFALGLGVDLLGWRPDDLPRGV; this comes from the coding sequence GTGACGAGCAGTGAAGTCGGGACCCCCTTGGTACGGCGCGCGCACGAGGGCGCGCACGCGTACGTGGGCGGGCGCGTGGTGTTGCGCGAGGAGCGGGAGGCGGCGCTCGACGTGCTGCTGGCCCCGGGCGCGACCCGGCCGGTGGGCGCAGGGGAGCGGGCCCGTGCCGAGGCACCCGACCCCTATCGCCTCTGCTTCGAGCGCGACCTCGATCGGGTCAAGCACTCGCGTCCGTGGCGCCGGCTCGCGGGGAAGTGCCAGGTGTTCATCGCGCCGGAGGACGACCATCTCCGCACTCGGCTGACCCACGCAGTCGAGGTCGCCCAGGTTGCCACCGGCATCGCACGAGCCGCGAACCTTTGCCTGCCGCTCGTGGAGGCGATCGCGCTCGCGCACGACTGCGGGCACGGTCCGGCCGGGCATGCGTCGGAGGAGGCGTTCTCGCCCTACCTACCGGGCACCGGGTACGACCACGCGGTCTATGGGGCCGATGTCACGCTCGCGGGTCTCAACCTCTGTCGCGAGACGCTCGACGGCGTGCGCAACCACTCGTGGCGCCGCCCGCCGCCGTCCACGCCCGAAGGCGAGGTCGTCGCGTGGGCCGATCGGATCGCGTACGTCTGCCACGACTTCGAGGACGCGGTGCGGGCGCGCATCCTCGAGCCGAGCGACCTGCCCGTCGAGGTACGCGAGGTGGTCGGCACCGAGCGTTCGGAGCAGGTCGGCACCTTCGTGCTGGCGGTGCTCGACGCCGTCGATCGCACCGGCCATGTCGGAATGACCGAGCCCGCGGCATCCGCGCTCGCCGCATTCCGCGCGTTCAACTTCGAGCGGATCTACCTGCGGCCCGCGGCGCGCCGGCAGGCCGAACGCGTGATTCGCCTGCTCAGCGGCCTCGTCGACCACTTCGCCGACGCACCGCGCCGGATGCCGCCGGTGCGCGACGGTGAGGTCGCGCTCCCCGTGCCCGGGTCTCCCGCGGCGGCCGTGCTCGCGGTGCACTACGTGAGCGGGATGACCGACCGTTTCGCGCTCGGCCTCGGCGTCGACCTCCTCGGATGGCGACCCGACGATCTGCCGCGCGGCGTCTGA
- the dnaG gene encoding DNA primase, producing MGILDDDVARVRDATDLVTLAGEHLALKRVGKRFVGLCPFHAEKTPSFNVNPDIGRFYCFGCQANGDAISFVREVEHLDFVDAVERLASRAGITLRYDNNAVAKDKGRKARLNEAVGAAIEFYEQLLLEAPEGGTARKYLRGRGFDGDAVRQFRLGWSPDSWDRLSVHLQQKKFSRNDVVDAGLAFVNKANKLQDQFRARLMFPIFDSKGDPVGFGGRALGDDSPKYKNSPETSIYQKSRLLYGLNWAKAEVVARGEIVICEGYTDVMAFALSGAPNAVATCGTALADDHFQVVKNLARKVVLAYDSDAAGQGAAERWYGWEQRYDIQLEVADLPAGRDPADVWRDDPQLLLKAIDAAKPFMEFRIDRALAAADKTTLEGRARAAEAAAAIVAEHPNDLVRDQYVMRVAASLDIDTDRLREAVARAASGKRVPPDPPARQQARPRRVDRREVDLLLYAVHDPALVEEWLDARLFADPVARAAFEAIEAADDFHDALAASDGPVRDLLERVAVEEPVRDDEPETLHVRLMGNAVTPAAQRVVAGMLRAEDERSSSVKVLLNALASAEGIGDWTAVQDNANELLGWIEDGPRGNDTA from the coding sequence GTGGGAATCCTCGACGACGACGTGGCGCGGGTCCGCGACGCGACCGATCTCGTCACCCTCGCCGGTGAGCACCTCGCGCTGAAGCGTGTCGGGAAGCGGTTCGTCGGATTGTGCCCGTTCCACGCGGAGAAGACGCCGTCGTTCAACGTCAATCCCGACATAGGAAGGTTCTACTGCTTCGGTTGCCAGGCCAACGGGGACGCGATCTCTTTCGTGCGCGAGGTGGAGCACCTCGACTTCGTCGACGCGGTGGAACGGCTCGCCTCGCGCGCGGGGATCACGCTCCGCTACGACAACAACGCGGTCGCGAAGGACAAGGGCCGCAAGGCGCGCCTGAACGAGGCCGTCGGCGCCGCGATCGAGTTCTACGAGCAACTGCTGCTCGAGGCGCCCGAGGGTGGCACCGCTCGCAAGTACCTGCGTGGCCGGGGTTTCGACGGCGACGCGGTGCGGCAGTTCCGGCTCGGTTGGTCGCCCGACAGCTGGGATCGTCTGAGCGTGCACCTGCAGCAGAAGAAGTTCTCCCGCAACGACGTCGTCGACGCCGGCCTCGCGTTCGTGAACAAAGCCAACAAGCTCCAGGATCAGTTCCGCGCGCGATTGATGTTCCCGATCTTCGACAGCAAGGGAGACCCCGTCGGGTTCGGTGGGCGCGCCCTCGGCGACGACAGCCCGAAGTACAAGAACTCGCCCGAAACGTCGATCTACCAGAAGAGTCGTCTCCTCTACGGGCTCAACTGGGCAAAGGCCGAGGTTGTCGCGCGCGGCGAGATCGTCATCTGTGAGGGCTACACCGACGTGATGGCGTTCGCGCTGTCGGGTGCGCCGAACGCAGTCGCCACGTGCGGCACCGCGCTCGCCGACGATCACTTCCAGGTCGTCAAGAACCTGGCGCGCAAGGTGGTGCTCGCGTACGACTCCGATGCCGCGGGCCAGGGCGCGGCCGAACGCTGGTACGGGTGGGAGCAGAGGTACGACATCCAACTCGAAGTTGCCGATCTGCCCGCGGGTCGCGATCCCGCCGACGTGTGGCGCGACGACCCACAGCTACTGCTCAAGGCAATCGACGCCGCGAAGCCGTTCATGGAGTTCCGCATCGACCGCGCGCTCGCGGCGGCCGACAAGACCACGCTCGAAGGTCGTGCGCGCGCGGCCGAAGCTGCGGCGGCAATCGTTGCCGAGCACCCGAACGACCTCGTGCGCGACCAGTACGTCATGCGCGTGGCGGCGAGCCTCGACATCGACACCGACCGCCTCCGAGAGGCAGTGGCCCGGGCGGCAAGCGGGAAGCGCGTTCCGCCGGATCCACCCGCACGCCAACAGGCACGTCCACGCCGGGTCGACCGGCGCGAGGTCGATCTGCTCCTGTACGCGGTGCACGATCCCGCGCTCGTCGAGGAATGGCTCGACGCCCGGCTGTTCGCCGACCCTGTCGCGCGAGCGGCGTTCGAGGCAATCGAGGCAGCCGACGACTTCCACGACGCGCTCGCCGCGAGCGACGGCCCGGTCCGTGACCTGCTCGAACGCGTTGCCGTAGAGGAACCGGTTCGCGACGACGAGCCCGAAACTCTCCACGTTCGGCTCATGGGAAATGCGGTCACACCGGCGGCGCAACGTGTGGTCGCGGGAATGCTACGCGCTGAAGACGAACGTTCGAGTTCGGTAAAGGTGCTCTTGAACGCGCTCGCGAGTGCCGAAGGAATTGGCGACTGGACCGCGGTACAAGACAACGCGAACGAGTTGCTAGGGTGGATCGAAGATGGACCACGCGGGAACGACACCGCGTGA
- a CDS encoding RDD family protein gives MSDDETYYHELGVDPGASRDELKAAYQERISELEAARESKGVTDAQLQRNREEVARVRAAWNVLADPFQRTRYDAALDAASANGDASGDDGEGEDGDAAGALEPSERPEVQLTGWRRLMAPPPPKQAKPAPGNGKQPPTRRPPREPTLQLPPGMRFAESRARGMALLFDFAIVLVIYWVTLLVVPGVVNSEYSTKVDQIKDLNSLHDTQGDINDARASEKDAKTASDEKSAQKDLNDANKEFNKTAKGLNEGGIETPHNQDALQKTADKLSDDIRGATYVASVVVLVASMLYLVPMTAITGRTLGMRGRKIRVARADGTPVGWYGSFTRFFLPILLALVIPTIGPLLGLGMVLWGYRDPNGQGIHDKLARTIVVADQ, from the coding sequence ATGAGCGACGACGAGACCTATTACCACGAGTTGGGCGTCGATCCGGGCGCGTCCCGTGACGAGTTGAAGGCCGCGTATCAGGAACGCATTTCGGAGCTCGAGGCGGCGCGCGAGAGCAAGGGTGTCACCGACGCGCAGCTCCAGCGCAACCGTGAGGAGGTCGCGCGCGTGCGGGCGGCGTGGAACGTGCTCGCCGACCCGTTCCAGCGCACGCGCTACGACGCGGCACTCGACGCCGCGTCCGCGAACGGCGACGCGTCGGGCGACGACGGCGAGGGTGAGGATGGCGACGCGGCCGGCGCGCTCGAACCGAGCGAGCGCCCGGAGGTGCAGCTCACCGGCTGGCGCCGGCTCATGGCACCGCCCCCACCCAAGCAGGCGAAGCCGGCGCCCGGCAACGGTAAGCAGCCACCGACGCGGCGCCCGCCGCGCGAACCCACGCTCCAACTCCCGCCCGGGATGCGGTTCGCCGAATCCCGCGCGCGCGGCATGGCGCTCCTGTTCGATTTTGCGATCGTGCTCGTCATCTACTGGGTCACGTTGCTCGTGGTGCCGGGCGTGGTCAACAGCGAGTATTCGACCAAGGTCGACCAGATCAAGGACCTCAACAGTCTCCACGACACGCAGGGAGACATAAATGACGCCCGGGCGTCCGAAAAGGATGCGAAGACCGCGTCCGACGAGAAGTCCGCGCAGAAGGACCTCAACGACGCGAACAAGGAATTCAACAAGACCGCGAAGGGTCTGAACGAAGGCGGCATCGAGACGCCGCACAACCAGGACGCGCTCCAGAAGACGGCGGACAAGCTGTCCGACGACATTCGAGGCGCCACCTACGTCGCGAGCGTCGTGGTGCTCGTCGCCTCGATGTTGTACCTCGTGCCCATGACCGCGATCACTGGCCGCACGCTCGGCATGCGCGGGCGCAAGATCCGCGTCGCGCGCGCCGACGGCACACCGGTCGGCTGGTACGGCTCGTTCACGCGCTTCTTCCTGCCGATCCTCCTCGCGCTCGTCATCCCGACCATCGGGCCGCTGCTCGGCCTCGGCATGGTCCTGTGGGGGTACCGAGACCCGAACGGGCAAGGGATCCACGACAAGCTCGCGCGGACGATCGTCGTCGCCGACCAATAG
- the ppdK gene encoding pyruvate, phosphate dikinase, with protein MRYVHPFEAGSKEQKYLLGGKGANLAEMTNLGLPVPPGFTITTDACKAYMAAGDTIPEGLMDEVAVARTTLEQEMGKRLGDPANPLLVSVRSGAAFSMPGMMDTVLNLGLNDVSVGGLAQQTANERFAWDSYRRFVQMFGKIVLDIDGEKFEQALEEMRAARGVATDPELPADALRELVDRFKAIVLAEVGIEFPQDPQEQLGHAIEAVFRSWNGDRARVYRRMEKIPDDLGTAVNVQTMVFGNKGDDSGTGVAFTRDPATGEKRPYGDFLANAQGEDVVAGIRATESLDAMANDFPEPHAQLLDVMQLLEQHYRDMCDIEFTVEQGRLFMLQVRVGKRTAAAALEMAVDMETEGLIDRREAVLRVAPEQLDQLLHPQFDPAVKYDAVTKGLNASPGAAVGKVYFTPDDAEAKHGAGEAVILVRPETSPDDIHGMIAAEGILTSRGGLASHAALVARGWGKPAVCGASELDIDVAGRVFQVSGVTVREGDVISINGTTGEVVIGAVPLIKPDEMSAVFETVLGWADEFRVLNVRTNADQPEDAEVARRFGAEGIGLCRTEHMFLGEERLPIVQRFILAADEAEENAALDELAKLQRADFEGIFEAMDGLPVTIRLLDPPLHEFLPDVEELLVQDARGQLDEEGRRLLAAAQQWREANPMLGTRGVRLGIIKPGLYKMQTKAILEAAIARKRAGGDPRVEIMIPLIVTKPELELVAGWVREVAADTFAASDNGEVDYLVGTMVETPRAALAAGEIAEVAEFFSFGTNDLTQMTFGFSRDDIEGRFLAEYLELKLLRANPFETLDQEGVGQLVRMAVERGRATRPDLKLGICGEHGGDPASVAFCADVGLDYVSCSPYRVPIARLAAAHAALGAGGPGSTA; from the coding sequence ATGCGTTACGTGCACCCGTTCGAGGCGGGCTCGAAGGAGCAGAAGTATCTCCTCGGCGGAAAGGGCGCCAACCTCGCCGAGATGACCAACCTCGGTCTGCCCGTGCCACCTGGCTTCACCATCACCACCGACGCGTGCAAGGCGTACATGGCCGCGGGCGACACGATCCCCGAGGGGCTGATGGACGAGGTAGCCGTTGCGCGCACGACGCTCGAGCAGGAGATGGGCAAGCGCTTGGGTGACCCCGCGAACCCGCTGCTCGTGTCGGTGCGGTCCGGCGCGGCGTTCTCGATGCCCGGGATGATGGACACCGTCCTCAACCTCGGGCTGAACGACGTGTCCGTCGGGGGGCTCGCACAGCAGACCGCGAACGAGCGGTTCGCTTGGGACTCGTACCGCCGATTCGTGCAGATGTTCGGCAAGATCGTGCTCGACATCGACGGCGAGAAGTTCGAGCAGGCGCTCGAGGAGATGCGCGCGGCGCGCGGCGTTGCCACCGATCCCGAGCTGCCGGCCGACGCGCTGCGGGAGTTGGTCGACCGCTTCAAGGCGATCGTGCTCGCCGAGGTGGGCATCGAGTTCCCGCAGGATCCGCAGGAGCAGCTCGGCCACGCGATCGAAGCCGTCTTCAGGTCGTGGAACGGCGACCGGGCGCGCGTGTACCGCCGCATGGAGAAGATCCCCGACGACCTCGGCACCGCCGTGAACGTTCAGACCATGGTGTTCGGAAACAAGGGTGACGACTCCGGCACCGGAGTCGCGTTCACCCGCGACCCTGCCACCGGGGAGAAGCGGCCCTACGGCGACTTCCTTGCGAACGCGCAGGGGGAGGACGTCGTCGCGGGCATCCGCGCCACCGAGTCGCTCGACGCGATGGCGAACGACTTCCCCGAACCGCACGCGCAGCTCCTCGACGTGATGCAGCTCCTCGAACAGCACTACCGCGACATGTGTGACATCGAGTTCACCGTCGAGCAGGGCCGACTGTTCATGCTCCAGGTGCGCGTCGGGAAGCGCACCGCGGCGGCGGCGCTCGAGATGGCCGTCGACATGGAGACCGAGGGGCTCATCGACCGGCGCGAGGCGGTCCTGCGCGTCGCGCCCGAGCAGCTCGACCAGCTCCTGCACCCGCAGTTCGACCCCGCGGTGAAGTACGACGCGGTCACGAAGGGCCTCAACGCCTCGCCGGGCGCGGCGGTCGGCAAGGTCTACTTCACGCCCGACGACGCAGAGGCGAAACACGGGGCCGGCGAGGCCGTGATCCTCGTGCGCCCGGAGACGTCACCCGACGACATCCACGGGATGATCGCCGCCGAGGGCATCCTCACCTCGCGCGGCGGGCTCGCGAGCCACGCCGCGCTCGTCGCGCGTGGATGGGGCAAGCCCGCGGTGTGCGGCGCGAGCGAGCTCGACATCGACGTCGCCGGCCGCGTGTTCCAGGTGAGCGGCGTCACCGTGCGTGAGGGCGACGTGATCTCGATCAACGGCACCACTGGTGAGGTCGTGATCGGTGCGGTCCCGCTCATCAAACCCGACGAGATGAGCGCTGTCTTCGAGACCGTCCTCGGTTGGGCGGACGAGTTTCGGGTGCTGAACGTGCGTACGAACGCCGACCAGCCGGAGGATGCCGAGGTTGCGCGCCGGTTCGGCGCCGAAGGGATCGGCCTCTGCCGCACCGAGCACATGTTTCTCGGCGAGGAGCGATTGCCCATCGTGCAGCGCTTCATCCTCGCTGCCGACGAAGCCGAGGAGAACGCCGCGCTCGACGAGCTCGCCAAGCTCCAGCGCGCCGACTTCGAAGGCATCTTCGAAGCGATGGACGGCCTGCCCGTCACCATCCGGTTGCTCGACCCGCCGCTGCACGAGTTCCTCCCCGACGTCGAGGAGCTGCTGGTGCAGGACGCGCGCGGGCAGCTCGACGAAGAAGGCCGCCGCCTGCTCGCGGCCGCGCAGCAGTGGCGTGAGGCGAACCCCATGCTCGGCACGCGCGGCGTGCGCCTCGGCATCATCAAGCCCGGTCTCTACAAGATGCAGACCAAGGCGATCCTCGAAGCCGCCATCGCGCGCAAACGCGCGGGCGGCGATCCGCGCGTCGAGATCATGATCCCGCTGATCGTCACCAAGCCCGAGCTCGAGCTCGTCGCCGGCTGGGTCCGCGAGGTCGCCGCCGACACGTTCGCCGCGTCCGACAACGGCGAGGTCGACTACCTCGTCGGCACGATGGTCGAGACGCCGCGTGCCGCGTTGGCCGCGGGCGAGATCGCGGAGGTCGCCGAGTTCTTCTCGTTCGGCACCAACGACCTCACGCAGATGACGTTCGGGTTCTCCCGCGACGACATCGAGGGTCGCTTCCTGGCCGAGTACCTCGAACTGAAGCTGCTGCGCGCCAACCCGTTCGAGACGCTCGACCAGGAAGGCGTGGGCCAGCTCGTGCGGATGGCGGTGGAGCGCGGCCGCGCCACGCGCCCGGATCTCAAGCTCGGCATCTGTGGCGAGCACGGGGGCGACCCGGCATCGGTGGCGTTCTGCGCCGACGTCGGTCTCGACTACGTCTCGTGCTCGCCCTACCGGGTGCCGATCGCTCGCCTGGCCGCGGCCCACGCCGCCCTGGGCGCGGGAGGCCCGGGTTCCACGGCGTAG